Proteins encoded within one genomic window of Thermococcus celer Vu 13 = JCM 8558:
- a CDS encoding S-layer protein encodes MKVKKIAALAIGAAMVGATMGFASAQPTVPNIPKDFFVNADGTPNVKIVVGSNAAAMDVASAADIAVALGSLLYTSKQVDVQGDYVKIKAEYPPATLDSWTIYAYNYDTMTNDHGLTINGSENWATKYDELPGDYWYNGAAYTGTYADWKSQFMVNTTIADKDKINGDQLIDWHITLSNVGLSSKDPSSWDQSRPPKDADLVITPGNVTVFVDYVLYNYSVTKPEQTRAEYPEWGVPADYQNGTEYYIGDAENVAAGGGTIVSTYSNGVGAGGTFTVFGQTYYVLSVGNDTFTAGLDKGTAWYQVGQPQAIEGTDWVVTALDISIIDQRALVKVENAVTGQHEDHVILEKDTPVTLFSGAVVLTLKDTFVGVNGNLIAEIAAQVDVKDHSSGDTVTYDGKTWEMTIHTDGTYITNITLTNKDTLEGNPVDIFGTYDLKYRFELKSLNEQDVGYDIDGNGAIDDVDRVVAYAYIDLTEKQGTVKEIELKPGDQVLGSDYYVSEIHATAQVTTIKPVTEPITVMDYEVDVNDPGSNLILVGGPVANSVTKYLVDNGISNVDWYNSPGDIEYLQGALGGYDVVIVAGATRNETRAAAEALMQYLAGL; translated from the coding sequence ATGAAAGTGAAGAAGATCGCGGCCCTTGCAATCGGTGCCGCAATGGTTGGAGCCACCATGGGCTTTGCCAGCGCTCAGCCGACCGTCCCGAACATACCGAAGGACTTCTTCGTTAACGCCGACGGAACCCCGAACGTTAAAATCGTTGTTGGAAGTAACGCTGCCGCCATGGACGTTGCCAGCGCCGCTGACATAGCCGTTGCCCTCGGAAGCCTGCTCTACACCAGCAAGCAGGTTGACGTTCAGGGCGACTACGTGAAGATAAAGGCCGAATACCCACCCGCCACCCTTGACTCGTGGACGATTTACGCTTACAACTACGACACCATGACCAACGACCACGGACTCACGATCAACGGAAGCGAGAACTGGGCCACCAAGTACGACGAGCTTCCGGGTGACTACTGGTACAACGGCGCCGCCTACACCGGCACCTACGCTGACTGGAAGAGCCAGTTCATGGTTAACACCACCATCGCCGACAAGGACAAGATAAACGGCGACCAGCTCATCGACTGGCACATAACCCTCAGCAACGTGGGCCTCAGCTCCAAGGACCCGAGCAGCTGGGACCAGAGCAGGCCGCCCAAGGACGCCGACCTCGTCATCACCCCGGGCAACGTCACGGTCTTCGTTGACTACGTCCTCTACAACTACAGCGTCACCAAACCCGAGCAGACCAGGGCCGAGTACCCCGAGTGGGGCGTCCCGGCCGACTACCAGAATGGCACTGAATATTACATTGGAGACGCCGAGAACGTCGCCGCCGGTGGCGGAACCATCGTCAGCACATACAGCAATGGCGTTGGAGCCGGTGGCACCTTCACGGTCTTCGGCCAGACCTACTACGTCCTCAGCGTCGGTAACGACACCTTCACGGCAGGTCTCGACAAGGGCACCGCCTGGTACCAGGTTGGCCAGCCGCAGGCCATAGAGGGCACCGACTGGGTCGTCACCGCCCTCGACATAAGCATCATTGACCAGAGGGCCCTCGTCAAGGTAGAGAACGCCGTCACCGGCCAGCACGAAGACCACGTTATCCTCGAGAAGGACACCCCCGTTACGCTCTTCAGCGGTGCGGTTGTACTCACCCTCAAAGACACCTTCGTCGGTGTCAACGGCAACCTCATAGCCGAGATCGCGGCCCAGGTTGACGTTAAGGACCACAGCAGCGGTGACACCGTCACCTACGACGGCAAGACCTGGGAGATGACCATCCACACCGACGGCACCTACATAACCAACATCACCCTCACCAACAAGGACACCCTCGAGGGCAACCCGGTCGACATCTTCGGCACCTACGACCTCAAGTACAGGTTTGAGCTCAAGAGCCTCAACGAGCAGGACGTTGGCTACGACATCGACGGCAACGGCGCCATCGACGACGTCGACCGCGTCGTCGCCTACGCCTACATCGACCTCACCGAGAAGCAGGGCACCGTTAAGGAGATAGAGCTCAAACCCGGCGACCAGGTCCTCGGCAGTGATTACTACGTCAGCGAGATCCACGCCACCGCCCAGGTTACCACCATCAAGCCGGTCACCGAGCCGATAACCGTCATGGACTACGAGGTCGATGTCAACGATCCGGGAAGCAACCTCATCCTCGTCGGCGGTCCGGTCGCCAACAGCGTCACCAAGTACCTCGTCGACAACGGCATCAGCAACGTTGACTGGTACAACAGCCCAGGCGACATCGAGTACCTCCAGGGTGCCCTTGGCGGCTACGACGTCGTTATCGTCGCCGGTGCCACCAGGAACGAGACCAGGGCTGCGGCCGAGGCTCTTATGCAGTACCTTGCCGGCCTCTGA